The proteins below come from a single Tachypleus tridentatus isolate NWPU-2018 chromosome 13, ASM421037v1, whole genome shotgun sequence genomic window:
- the LOC143239189 gene encoding uncharacterized protein LOC143239189 isoform X2, translated as MLNEKQRTDSLVKNILKAFLVKSTFSLEENSTQVLIMNKSMIIILCLVTLGIPVQSGSNCYYICNVIVCHNSVCKYKCIVYCSGLVPFGLPSEKTVKYPEGEKPDKFELPVET; from the exons atgttaaatgaaaaacaaagaacagACAGCttagtcaaaaatattttgaaagcttTTCTG GTCAAGAGTACTTTCTCACTGGAGGAAAATTCCACTCAG GTTCTGATCATGAATAAGTCAATGATCATAATTCTATGCCTGGTGACGCTGGGAATACCTGTTCAGAGCGGATCGAACTGCTATTACATATGCAATGTTATCGTTTGTCATAACAGTGTCTGCAAATATAAGTGTATCGTATATTGTAGTGGACTTGTACCATTTGGACTTCCTTCAG aaaaaactGTGAAATACCCTGAAGGTGAAAAACCAGACAAGTTTGAGCTACCAGTTGAAACTTAA
- the LOC143239189 gene encoding uncharacterized protein LOC143239189 isoform X1, giving the protein MLNEKQRTDSLVKNILKAFLNLFSMFEVKSTFSLEENSTQVLIMNKSMIIILCLVTLGIPVQSGSNCYYICNVIVCHNSVCKYKCIVYCSGLVPFGLPSEKTVKYPEGEKPDKFELPVET; this is encoded by the exons atgttaaatgaaaaacaaagaacagACAGCttagtcaaaaatattttgaaagcttTTCTG AACTTGTTTTCCATGTTCGAGGTCAAGAGTACTTTCTCACTGGAGGAAAATTCCACTCAG GTTCTGATCATGAATAAGTCAATGATCATAATTCTATGCCTGGTGACGCTGGGAATACCTGTTCAGAGCGGATCGAACTGCTATTACATATGCAATGTTATCGTTTGTCATAACAGTGTCTGCAAATATAAGTGTATCGTATATTGTAGTGGACTTGTACCATTTGGACTTCCTTCAG aaaaaactGTGAAATACCCTGAAGGTGAAAAACCAGACAAGTTTGAGCTACCAGTTGAAACTTAA
- the LOC143239189 gene encoding uncharacterized protein LOC143239189 isoform X3, whose protein sequence is MLNEKQRTDSLVKNILKAFLVLIMNKSMIIILCLVTLGIPVQSGSNCYYICNVIVCHNSVCKYKCIVYCSGLVPFGLPSEKTVKYPEGEKPDKFELPVET, encoded by the exons atgttaaatgaaaaacaaagaacagACAGCttagtcaaaaatattttgaaagcttTTCTG GTTCTGATCATGAATAAGTCAATGATCATAATTCTATGCCTGGTGACGCTGGGAATACCTGTTCAGAGCGGATCGAACTGCTATTACATATGCAATGTTATCGTTTGTCATAACAGTGTCTGCAAATATAAGTGTATCGTATATTGTAGTGGACTTGTACCATTTGGACTTCCTTCAG aaaaaactGTGAAATACCCTGAAGGTGAAAAACCAGACAAGTTTGAGCTACCAGTTGAAACTTAA